In one window of Streptomyces sp. NBC_01224 DNA:
- a CDS encoding M6 family metalloprotease domain-containing protein gives MERPSLRGAVAAVTSLLALAATSLVAGPAVAATGEAGPCALPRTEAHHSLGVGDWNDAYPRPDHSLDAVMVFLSFPDHRPTSTPKELTADYFPATTQFFQRASYGKFTLRPHPLRQWIQMPKASDWYGMQRDWSSERRSAYLRDAIAVADPKVDFSRFSIVYLVADPDAPGVDSDATKVVNFDQPLHADGTDIRRVVTVFEQHPPDHNVLAHETGHVFDLPDLYHRPSDGKGDWDTYVGDWDVMGSQFGLAPDFFGWHKWKLGWLDRRQVVCVQRSRDITLEPIAAVPAPGASIGTRLAVIRTGEGSAVAIEARSATGNDRTTCTEGVLLYRVRNATPSGGGPVEVIDTHPRTDACWDLSVYAPLADAPLRVGETYSIPGVHARVEVAGRTPSGAWTVRITTGT, from the coding sequence GTGGAGAGGCCGAGCCTGCGAGGTGCGGTCGCGGCTGTGACCTCCCTGCTGGCGCTCGCTGCCACCTCCCTCGTCGCCGGGCCCGCCGTGGCGGCCACCGGTGAAGCGGGTCCGTGCGCGCTGCCCCGGACCGAGGCGCACCACTCGCTCGGCGTGGGCGACTGGAACGACGCCTACCCCCGCCCCGACCACTCCCTCGACGCGGTCATGGTCTTTCTCTCCTTCCCGGACCACCGCCCCACCAGCACCCCCAAGGAACTCACCGCCGACTACTTCCCCGCCACCACACAGTTCTTCCAGCGCGCCTCGTACGGGAAGTTCACCCTGCGCCCCCACCCGCTGCGGCAGTGGATCCAGATGCCCAAGGCGTCCGACTGGTACGGCATGCAACGGGACTGGAGCAGCGAGCGGCGCAGCGCCTATCTGCGCGACGCCATCGCCGTGGCGGACCCGAAGGTCGACTTCTCCCGGTTCAGCATCGTCTACCTGGTCGCCGACCCGGATGCCCCGGGCGTCGACTCCGACGCCACCAAGGTCGTCAACTTCGACCAGCCGCTGCACGCCGACGGCACGGACATCCGGCGCGTCGTCACCGTCTTCGAACAGCACCCGCCGGACCACAATGTGCTGGCCCACGAGACCGGGCACGTCTTCGACCTGCCGGACCTCTACCACCGGCCGTCCGACGGCAAGGGCGACTGGGACACCTATGTCGGCGACTGGGACGTGATGGGCAGTCAGTTCGGGCTCGCACCGGACTTCTTCGGCTGGCACAAGTGGAAGCTGGGATGGCTGGACCGCAGGCAGGTGGTGTGCGTCCAGCGCAGCCGGGACATCACCCTGGAGCCGATCGCCGCCGTGCCCGCGCCCGGGGCCTCCATCGGCACCCGGCTCGCGGTGATCAGGACCGGTGAGGGCAGCGCCGTGGCCATCGAGGCGCGCAGCGCCACCGGCAACGACCGGACGACCTGCACCGAAGGCGTCCTGCTCTACCGGGTGCGCAACGCAACCCCGTCCGGCGGCGGCCCGGTCGAGGTCATCGACACCCATCCCCGCACCGACGCCTGCTGGGACCTGTCCGTCTACGCGCCGCTCGCGGACGCCCCGCTGCGGGTCGGCGAGACGTACAGCATCCCCGGCGTGCACGCCAGGGTCGAGGTCGCCGGCCGGACACCGTCGGGCGCCTGGACGGTCCGGATCACCACGGGAACGTAG